The Spirochaetota bacterium genome has a segment encoding these proteins:
- a CDS encoding DUF3467 domain-containing protein: MEKKELHLEIPENYDVTHYSNLVIISFNEDEFIFDFARMMPGNRNPRIVSRVVMNPRNAKRLAGLLSNNIVEYENKFGTIILPEFGKDAH; the protein is encoded by the coding sequence ATGGAAAAGAAAGAACTTCACCTAGAAATACCAGAGAACTACGATGTTACGCACTACTCTAACCTAGTTATAATATCGTTTAATGAGGACGAGTTTATCTTTGACTTCGCAAGGATGATGCCAGGAAACCGAAACCCTAGAATAGTATCAAGAGTTGTTATGAACCCGAGAAATGCAAAGAGGCTTGCAGGACTTCTATCCAACAATATAGTTGAGTATGAGAATAAGTTTGGAACAATAATATTACCGGAGTTTGGCAAAGATGCTCACTGA
- the pfkA gene encoding 6-phosphofructokinase has translation MKSIGVLTSGGDSAGMNPCIRAVVRYAIYNGIKVYGIYRGYKGLVNGEIFEMNESSVGGIINRGGTILYTARLPEFKNYEVRKKAVENLEKYGIDALVVIGGDGSFRGAHDLYKDFGIRVIGVPGTIDNDIKGTDYTIGYDTAINVAMEAVDKIRDTATSHERLFIVEVMGRNAGYIANAVGLVSGAEEVLIPEVQVSVEDTVERILQGRRRGKVSSIIIVSEGVKMSMDIMHFAEYVEDKTGYETRVTILGHLQRGGSPTALDRLYASRMGAYAVELLMKGENDKMVGIVSDSLVSIPLEEAFEKKKDIDMDVYNLIRILSI, from the coding sequence ATTAAGAGTATTGGTGTTTTAACTAGCGGTGGTGATTCTGCTGGTATGAACCCTTGTATAAGAGCAGTTGTCAGGTATGCAATCTATAATGGTATCAAAGTATATGGTATATACAGAGGCTACAAGGGGCTGGTGAATGGTGAAATATTTGAGATGAATGAATCATCTGTTGGAGGAATAATAAACAGAGGTGGAACGATACTATATACGGCGAGATTGCCAGAGTTTAAGAACTATGAAGTTAGGAAAAAGGCTGTTGAGAACCTTGAAAAGTATGGTATTGATGCACTCGTTGTGATCGGTGGTGACGGATCTTTTAGAGGAGCACATGACCTATACAAAGACTTTGGTATCAGGGTTATAGGAGTTCCGGGAACAATTGATAACGACATAAAGGGCACGGACTACACAATAGGCTATGATACGGCAATAAATGTTGCTATGGAAGCAGTAGATAAGATAAGAGATACTGCTACCTCTCATGAGAGACTTTTCATAGTTGAGGTTATGGGTAGGAATGCAGGTTATATCGCAAATGCAGTAGGGCTTGTTTCCGGGGCAGAAGAGGTTTTGATACCAGAGGTTCAAGTTAGCGTTGAGGATACGGTTGAGAGAATTCTACAAGGTAGAAGAAGGGGTAAAGTGAGTAGTATAATCATCGTTTCGGAAGGAGTTAAGATGTCAATGGATATAATGCATTTTGCTGAATACGTTGAAGATAAGACGGGTTATGAAACTAGGGTAACTATTCTAGGGCATCTTCAGAGAGGTGGATCTCCAACAGCATTGGATAGACTGTATGCTTCAAGGATGGGCGCATACGCAGTTGAGTTACTTATGAAAGGTGAAAATGATAAAATGGTTGGAATAGTTTCGGATAGTCTTGTCTCAATACCTCTTGAAGAAGCATTTGAGAAGAAAAAAGATATTGATATGGATGTGTATAATCTGATTAGGATACTTTCAATATAA
- a CDS encoding ATP-binding protein produces the protein MSNHNNGEEKRRVGIVIGTKDSTPFEFWFQVDDDVIVNVDNIVKVINRLKDGDREVEITFYGVVSNILKGFEGVDFHSWNKETLSGIIPYQTYQIAHVRITRIEPETYLIPPDPKSEVFIVLEEEDTKKAINIDKKEELLPAGILSNGKPAYINWDFINGRKGAHISISGISGVATKTSYALFLIHSMLYSNKLKTAERDNIKVVIFSVKGEDLLHLDKPNTRISNEDKKLYEMMWIPPKPFRREDIEFWTPPDPSNPKKPLTHERSDADTKIYSWSIKDLFREGLVEYMFDQDDRQDDNFSYALNSFTRKIKDMIEESPEDVIEIRDKQGKPIATITSLYSNENETNGRSNSRIRKMSLSKFLEMVSVEGDYENIRRYIFGSSTSQTVLKFARKFSECAKSISFMVGNRTREISFEKKVNVISIPDKFLSPIAQRFVVGSILSNIYQRVSSTSSNNRNYQLSGSKIFIMLDELNKYAPAYGFSPIKNILLDISERGRSLGIILIGAQQMSSEVEPRIISNSSIRVNGRLDAREVEHSLYSYLPKEFKEKSKKIRSGTMILFQPDVEVPLVITFPHPPYATRKEEAKSEKEKLVKIDRELI, from the coding sequence ATGTCAAACCACAATAATGGAGAAGAAAAGCGACGAGTAGGTATCGTGATAGGGACAAAAGATTCAACACCGTTTGAATTCTGGTTTCAGGTTGATGACGATGTTATTGTAAATGTTGATAATATTGTAAAGGTGATCAATCGTTTGAAAGATGGTGACAGAGAGGTAGAGATAACCTTCTATGGAGTAGTTTCAAACATACTTAAGGGCTTTGAAGGAGTTGATTTTCATAGTTGGAATAAAGAAACTCTATCGGGAATCATTCCTTACCAAACATACCAGATAGCACACGTAAGAATAACAAGGATAGAACCTGAAACATACCTTATTCCACCTGACCCGAAAAGTGAAGTCTTCATTGTCTTGGAGGAAGAAGATACAAAGAAAGCAATCAACATAGATAAAAAGGAAGAACTTCTACCTGCAGGCATATTAAGTAACGGCAAGCCTGCTTACATCAATTGGGATTTTATCAATGGTCGCAAGGGAGCACACATATCAATATCAGGAATATCCGGTGTCGCAACAAAAACCTCATATGCTCTATTCTTAATACACTCTATGCTATATTCTAACAAACTCAAAACTGCTGAGAGAGATAATATTAAAGTAGTAATCTTCAGTGTCAAAGGAGAAGATCTACTACACCTAGACAAACCTAATACCCGCATTAGTAATGAAGATAAGAAGTTATACGAAATGATGTGGATTCCTCCAAAGCCATTTAGAAGAGAAGATATTGAATTCTGGACACCACCTGATCCGAGCAATCCAAAAAAACCACTGACTCACGAAAGATCAGATGCTGACACCAAAATATACAGTTGGTCTATCAAAGATCTCTTTAGGGAAGGTTTAGTGGAATATATGTTTGACCAAGATGACAGACAGGATGACAACTTCTCCTACGCTCTAAACTCCTTCACTAGGAAAATCAAAGATATGATAGAAGAATCACCCGAGGATGTAATAGAAATCCGCGATAAACAAGGCAAACCTATCGCTACTATAACTTCCCTCTACTCTAACGAAAACGAAACTAACGGCAGATCCAACTCAAGGATACGAAAGATGTCATTGTCAAAATTTCTAGAGATGGTTTCGGTAGAAGGAGATTATGAGAATATCAGAAGATACATCTTTGGTAGTTCTACTTCACAAACTGTACTGAAATTCGCAAGAAAGTTTTCTGAATGTGCTAAAAGTATATCGTTTATGGTAGGAAATAGAACAAGAGAAATAAGTTTTGAAAAGAAAGTCAATGTTATAAGCATACCTGACAAATTTTTATCACCGATAGCACAGAGGTTCGTTGTCGGAAGTATTCTATCAAATATCTACCAAAGAGTATCTAGCACTTCAAGCAATAATCGCAATTATCAACTATCTGGTTCCAAAATATTTATAATGCTTGATGAACTTAACAAATACGCACCAGCGTATGGATTTAGCCCTATAAAGAACATCCTACTTGACATTTCGGAGAGAGGTAGAAGCCTAGGTATAATACTCATTGGAGCACAGCAAATGAGTAGCGAGGTAGAACCAAGAATTATATCAAACTCAAGTATTAGAGTAAACGGTAGGCTTGATGCAAGGGAAGTTGAGCACAGCCTATACAGTTACCTGCCAAAAGAATTTAAGGAAAAATCAAAGAAGATAAGAAGCGGAACAATGATACTCTTCCAACCTGATGTTGAAGTTCCTCTCGTCATAACATTCCCACACCCACCCTACGCTACTAGAAAAGAGGAAGCAAAGTCCGAAAAGGAGAAACTAGTTAAGATTGACAGGGAACTTATCTAG
- the mutL gene encoding DNA mismatch repair endonuclease MutL, producing the protein MGKIRILDEDTVSKISAGEVIDGPYSVVRELIDNSIDAGSTRIIINITEGGKKLIEVIDDGEGMDKEDLERCYLRHSTSKIRSFEDLYNITTMGFRGEALGSIAEVSEIEIVSKRREEVEGYKLLVKGGKYENITPQPSQDGTTVRVRNLFFNLPPRRNFLKSETVEFRNVLDVVIKKAIPFPNIHFELYHNYKKEIILPRVETLYERIISAYPEVKGLNNLNKNIEEISINVFFSKPSINRPTRNLQQLYVNGRFVESKTFLTAVSNAYSNLVPKGSFPIVFCFLEISPSLVDVNIHPAKKEVKFRNEGKVFHVITHTLMEGLSQFSQVLSIDETDFRFSDAEKRIKASLEEFLTSSKRLSTEDTNLKPKEDSISRQPTLPQDFSRTYRSENKTGTPKSSEDRLKHFEEVRRNIPTSSSNVESNIELDVRFVGTVFETYLIFEDTKNDRLVLIDQHALHEKLIYSRLYREITEKNNVSSQKLITPTEIEISNDCLQIIYEIKDVLRRLGFDFETDERKVIILSVPNFFGVEIDPVSSIVEICEKAKEGMEINLETILETIASISCKKAIKSGDVITPLEAYKLYSDSKKEEGSYTCPHGRPTTIYIDRKNLESIFLRRA; encoded by the coding sequence ATGGGCAAGATAAGGATACTTGACGAAGATACAGTATCTAAAATATCTGCTGGAGAGGTTATTGATGGTCCTTACTCGGTTGTCAGAGAACTAATTGATAACTCTATAGACGCAGGTAGCACAAGAATTATTATCAACATTACTGAAGGTGGGAAAAAACTCATTGAGGTCATTGACGATGGTGAGGGGATGGATAAGGAAGACCTTGAAAGGTGTTATTTGAGACACTCAACAAGCAAGATAAGAAGTTTTGAAGACCTATATAACATCACAACGATGGGCTTCAGAGGAGAGGCTTTGGGAAGTATCGCAGAAGTATCGGAGATTGAGATAGTCTCAAAAAGAAGAGAAGAAGTTGAAGGATATAAACTACTCGTAAAAGGTGGAAAGTATGAGAATATTACACCACAACCATCACAGGATGGAACTACCGTAAGAGTTAGAAACCTATTCTTCAACTTACCACCGAGAAGAAATTTCCTAAAAAGCGAAACGGTAGAGTTTAGAAACGTGCTAGATGTCGTAATAAAAAAGGCTATCCCTTTCCCAAACATCCATTTTGAGTTGTATCATAACTACAAGAAAGAAATAATACTACCAAGAGTTGAAACACTATACGAAAGAATTATATCCGCATACCCGGAAGTAAAAGGTTTGAATAATCTTAACAAAAATATTGAAGAGATAAGTATTAACGTTTTCTTTTCAAAGCCTTCCATTAACAGACCCACTAGAAACTTACAACAATTGTATGTAAATGGTAGGTTTGTTGAATCAAAAACATTCCTAACTGCAGTATCAAACGCATACTCAAACCTAGTCCCAAAAGGCAGTTTTCCAATAGTATTCTGTTTTCTGGAGATATCACCATCTCTTGTTGATGTTAATATACACCCAGCAAAGAAAGAAGTTAAGTTTAGAAACGAAGGAAAGGTTTTTCATGTTATAACTCACACACTTATGGAAGGACTGTCTCAATTTAGTCAAGTTCTAAGCATTGATGAGACTGATTTTAGATTTAGCGATGCTGAAAAGAGAATAAAAGCATCACTTGAGGAATTCCTAACATCAAGCAAAAGACTATCCACAGAAGATACCAACCTCAAACCTAAAGAAGACAGTATCTCTAGACAACCTACATTACCCCAAGATTTCAGTAGAACCTATAGAAGCGAAAATAAAACAGGGACTCCAAAGTCGTCAGAAGATAGGCTTAAACACTTTGAAGAGGTTCGTAGAAACATACCTACTAGTAGTAGCAACGTAGAATCAAACATTGAGTTAGATGTAAGATTTGTTGGGACAGTCTTTGAGACTTACCTTATATTTGAGGATACCAAGAACGATAGACTTGTGTTGATTGACCAACACGCATTACACGAGAAACTCATATACTCAAGATTGTATAGAGAAATAACAGAGAAAAATAATGTCTCAAGTCAAAAACTCATAACACCAACAGAAATAGAAATCTCAAACGATTGCTTACAAATAATCTATGAAATCAAAGATGTCTTGAGAAGACTTGGTTTTGATTTTGAAACTGATGAAAGGAAGGTAATCATACTATCAGTTCCAAACTTCTTTGGAGTTGAAATTGATCCTGTATCAAGCATAGTTGAGATATGTGAGAAAGCAAAAGAGGGAATGGAAATAAACCTTGAGACTATTCTGGAAACCATAGCAAGTATCTCCTGTAAGAAAGCAATCAAATCTGGAGATGTAATAACTCCTTTGGAAGCATACAAACTATACAGCGATTCTAAGAAAGAAGAAGGTTCTTATACCTGTCCTCACGGAAGACCTACAACGATTTATATAGATAGAAAAAATTTAGAAAGTATCTTTTTAAGAAGAGCCTAG
- a CDS encoding flagellar filament outer layer protein FlaA — protein MRKVIGLIVLFLVSAGSVFGVIERTLIDFGSYEQKIGEYLSKEKQNLQNLVDKYKQEGVDLYREWFYSQENAQKLLDVWFDPASWKIENWKVELVSSARFIPNIVNSYLLKVDSKRWGNVMGIRIRFSENPFLSNAKIIPPFRFTPYYLDGSPVDPEGDFSKQQFTDEEKVKNGILMNVLQVKRVSVWVSGRNYKHLMSVVFRNEDGVEEEYFMGPLFFQGWRRLAWENPNYIEQVNQRVLQRLPLYPRPLPFKEFAYFKIYKPQEESGGDFVVYFKDVSVSFDRAVVQEELDIDDEKYWQILSKQKIEYTKRMLRRIIDQVELIELEKKRKAASTDQPQQQQQRTQ, from the coding sequence ATGAGGAAGGTCATAGGTTTGATTGTGCTATTCCTAGTCTCGGCTGGAAGTGTATTCGGAGTGATAGAGCGAACTCTGATTGACTTTGGTTCTTACGAACAGAAGATAGGTGAGTACTTGTCAAAAGAGAAGCAAAACCTTCAAAACTTGGTTGATAAGTATAAACAAGAAGGTGTTGATTTATATAGAGAATGGTTTTATTCCCAAGAGAATGCCCAGAAGTTGCTGGATGTTTGGTTTGACCCTGCGTCATGGAAGATAGAGAACTGGAAAGTAGAATTAGTATCATCTGCTAGGTTTATCCCAAATATAGTTAATTCGTATCTTCTTAAGGTAGATAGCAAAAGATGGGGTAATGTAATGGGTATTAGAATAAGGTTTTCAGAAAATCCTTTCCTGTCCAATGCGAAAATAATTCCACCTTTTAGATTCACACCATACTATCTTGATGGTTCACCTGTTGATCCTGAAGGTGACTTCTCAAAACAGCAGTTTACGGATGAAGAAAAGGTTAAGAATGGGATACTTATGAATGTGCTACAAGTCAAGAGAGTATCAGTATGGGTCTCAGGTAGAAACTACAAGCATCTTATGTCTGTGGTCTTCAGGAATGAGGATGGTGTTGAAGAGGAGTACTTTATGGGTCCTTTGTTCTTCCAAGGTTGGAGAAGACTTGCTTGGGAGAATCCGAACTATATAGAGCAAGTTAATCAAAGAGTTTTACAAAGATTACCATTATATCCAAGACCTCTACCATTCAAGGAGTTCGCTTACTTCAAGATTTACAAGCCTCAGGAAGAGTCTGGTGGAGACTTTGTAGTTTATTTCAAAGATGTTTCAGTCTCCTTTGATAGAGCAGTTGTTCAGGAAGAATTGGACATTGACGATGAAAAATATTGGCAGATACTTTCAAAACAAAAGATAGAGTATACTAAGAGAATGTTGAGAAGAATAATAGATCAGGTAGAGCTTATAGAACTTGAGAAGAAGAGAAAAGCGGCATCAACGGATCAACCTCAACAACAGCAACAAAGAACTCAATAG
- a CDS encoding polysaccharide biosynthesis protein yields the protein MLTEEVYLQDKVIFITGATGTIGGGFLSYLVQNFYEVVKEIRILSRDEYKLSKLLEEFRDYKKISPKLGDIRDLEVLKRYTRGVDVLIHSAALKRVEFGEYYPYELVKTNIEGTKNIVDICIENRVEKAILVSTDKAVEPTSTYGATKLCSEKIFISANLDERNNFETLFSVVRFGNVINSRGSIFEIVKERKAKGEPIYITDLNMTRFWITIEEASRFILKVLNIMVGGEIFIPKMQSSKVIDVVKVLYPKASIVETTPRPGEKVYEKLVSEYEQRICFEDEDYFVVYPDIINDRRPFQNTYIRNLHKVQNTQSFSSKDSLSLEGLDPFEKA from the coding sequence ATGCTCACTGAAGAGGTCTATTTACAAGATAAAGTAATATTCATAACTGGTGCTACTGGAACGATAGGGGGAGGCTTCCTTAGTTATCTAGTCCAGAATTTTTATGAAGTTGTCAAAGAAATAAGGATTCTTAGTAGAGACGAATACAAACTCTCAAAACTACTTGAAGAGTTCAGAGACTACAAAAAAATATCTCCTAAACTTGGTGACATAAGAGATCTGGAGGTTTTGAAAAGATACACAAGAGGAGTTGATGTATTGATACATTCTGCTGCATTAAAGAGAGTAGAATTTGGAGAGTATTACCCCTACGAACTTGTAAAAACTAACATTGAAGGAACAAAAAACATTGTAGATATTTGCATTGAGAACCGAGTTGAAAAAGCGATACTGGTAAGCACTGATAAAGCAGTTGAACCAACTAGCACCTATGGGGCAACAAAACTATGCTCTGAAAAGATATTCATATCTGCTAATCTTGATGAGAGGAATAACTTTGAAACACTTTTTTCAGTTGTGAGGTTTGGTAATGTTATAAATAGCAGAGGAAGTATCTTTGAGATAGTAAAGGAACGAAAAGCAAAAGGAGAACCTATTTACATAACAGACTTAAACATGACAAGATTTTGGATAACGATAGAAGAAGCATCAAGGTTTATTCTTAAGGTTCTAAATATCATGGTTGGAGGTGAAATATTCATTCCCAAAATGCAGTCAAGTAAGGTTATTGATGTTGTGAAAGTATTGTATCCAAAAGCAAGTATAGTTGAAACAACACCACGACCAGGTGAGAAAGTTTACGAAAAGCTTGTCTCCGAATACGAACAAAGGATCTGCTTTGAGGATGAAGACTACTTCGTAGTTTATCCTGACATCATAAATGATAGAAGACCTTTCCAGAATACATACATCAGAAACCTACATAAAGTACAGAACACTCAATCCTTCTCAAGCAAGGACTCTCTTTCCTTAGAAGGGCTAGATCCTTTTGAAAAAGCATAA
- a CDS encoding sugar phosphate nucleotidyltransferase has product MGLKVIIPVAGKGTRLRPHTLLIPKTLINVADRKIIDYIMDMVKDVNVEEFIFVIGYLGDQIEEYIRKTYKKENKTFVVQDNPKGLAHAISLTKEFVSPNDEVLIILGDLIFFANVKKVISETPKGEHSIGVVNVEDPHRYGVVVLERNGKYIKEMVEKPSKPISNLAISGIYYFTLAQPLFESIDYIINNDIKTKNEYQLTDAMMDMIKRGQKISIFETSEIYDCGSKEKLIEANTKLLIKFHNEGDIGINVKNSVVIPPVYISPNALVEDSVIGPYVSIHEGALVKNSIIKESIVEERAKVEGMVIEKSLIGQDSIVEESFRELNIGPHSEYKKKGF; this is encoded by the coding sequence GTGGGACTGAAGGTAATAATACCAGTAGCAGGTAAAGGCACAAGGTTAAGACCTCATACTTTACTTATCCCGAAAACACTCATAAACGTCGCAGACAGGAAGATCATTGACTACATAATGGATATGGTAAAAGATGTAAACGTTGAAGAGTTCATATTCGTAATAGGATACCTAGGAGACCAAATAGAAGAATATATAAGAAAAACATACAAGAAAGAAAACAAAACCTTCGTAGTCCAGGATAATCCTAAAGGACTCGCACATGCTATAAGTTTGACAAAAGAATTCGTATCCCCAAATGATGAAGTTTTGATAATTCTAGGAGACCTTATATTCTTCGCAAATGTCAAGAAAGTTATAAGTGAAACACCTAAAGGTGAACATAGCATAGGTGTTGTGAATGTAGAAGACCCTCACAGGTATGGAGTTGTTGTGTTGGAAAGGAATGGGAAATATATAAAAGAGATGGTTGAAAAACCTTCAAAACCAATCTCAAATCTTGCTATATCCGGAATATACTACTTCACTCTTGCACAACCACTCTTTGAGTCTATTGACTACATCATAAACAACGATATAAAGACAAAAAACGAATATCAACTCACCGATGCTATGATGGATATGATAAAGAGAGGACAAAAAATAAGTATATTTGAAACATCGGAGATATACGATTGCGGCAGTAAAGAGAAACTCATAGAAGCAAATACCAAACTGCTTATTAAATTTCATAACGAAGGGGATATTGGTATAAATGTTAAAAACTCTGTTGTGATACCTCCAGTATATATTAGCCCTAACGCTCTGGTTGAAGACTCAGTAATAGGACCTTATGTCTCCATTCATGAAGGCGCTTTAGTAAAAAATTCTATTATCAAGGAGAGTATCGTTGAGGAGAGAGCAAAGGTTGAAGGAATGGTAATAGAGAAAAGTCTAATAGGTCAAGACAGTATCGTTGAGGAGAGCTTTAGAGAACTAAACATAGGTCCTCATTCAGAATACAAGAAGAAAGGGTTTTAG
- a CDS encoding 5-formyltetrahydrofolate cyclo-ligase: MTKTDLRRKLLARRDSLSFEKRVEYSIAIVDKLISTDEWHSSNSVMVYLSINSEVMTLPLLTKVIEFHKRLLIPKVSNGNIIPIEVVKKFRVASGFKNILEPSDGVEYKDDIDLVIVPVVGFNEKCFRIGYGGGYYDRFLKKGRIKYKIGIAYECQKIDNDFSEEHDVKLDVVITEIGFYKCY; this comes from the coding sequence ATGACAAAGACAGACCTGAGAAGAAAACTTCTAGCCAGAAGAGATAGTTTGTCTTTTGAGAAACGAGTTGAGTATTCAATCGCTATTGTAGATAAACTCATTTCAACTGATGAGTGGCACAGTTCAAACTCTGTGATGGTTTATCTATCCATAAACTCCGAAGTTATGACTCTACCACTACTCACCAAAGTTATTGAATTTCACAAAAGGCTTCTGATACCGAAAGTATCTAATGGGAATATAATACCTATTGAAGTAGTGAAAAAGTTCAGAGTTGCTAGTGGCTTCAAAAACATACTGGAACCTTCAGACGGAGTTGAGTACAAAGACGATATTGACTTGGTCATAGTTCCTGTTGTTGGCTTCAATGAAAAATGCTTCAGAATAGGATATGGCGGTGGATATTACGATAGATTCCTAAAAAAAGGAAGGATAAAATACAAGATTGGTATCGCTTATGAATGTCAGAAAATTGATAATGACTTCTCAGAGGAACACGATGTGAAACTTGATGTAGTCATAACAGAAATAGGTTTCTATAAGTGCTATTAG
- a CDS encoding TIGR02757 family protein — MEQQSLFGSSGLDSQNSLKENLDRLYYKYCVPSFINTDPIQFVYKFSDDVERELAGFIASIMAQGRRVNIISKTNELLFKIMRGELRDYILKFDLSNVSEELASFNYFAYRNITGTQLAYIFYSLKLVLGKWNSLKNVFGEMYERNKSKDNIKDTLADVVEELFSWNSEIPQDVLSLVPNPRRGSACKRMNMFLRWMVRKDQVDTGLWNDIIPTSKLVIPLDFHVSKISRELGLTSRTQDDWTTAEEITNKLKEFDFNDPVKYDFAIFGYGVSKGK; from the coding sequence ATGGAACAGCAAAGCCTTTTTGGTTCTTCAGGGTTAGATAGTCAGAACAGTCTAAAAGAAAATCTTGATAGACTCTACTACAAGTATTGCGTTCCTAGTTTCATAAACACTGATCCAATCCAGTTTGTATATAAGTTTAGTGATGATGTTGAAAGGGAATTAGCAGGTTTCATCGCTTCAATAATGGCTCAAGGTAGAAGAGTGAATATAATATCAAAAACAAATGAATTACTTTTTAAGATAATGAGAGGTGAGTTAAGGGATTATATCCTAAAGTTTGACCTGTCAAATGTGTCAGAAGAACTAGCGAGTTTTAACTACTTCGCATACAGGAATATAACTGGAACTCAACTTGCTTACATATTTTACTCACTTAAACTCGTCCTTGGAAAGTGGAATAGTCTTAAGAATGTATTTGGTGAGATGTATGAAAGAAACAAGTCAAAGGATAATATTAAGGATACACTGGCTGATGTAGTTGAAGAACTTTTTAGTTGGAATTCAGAGATACCTCAAGATGTTCTGTCTCTGGTTCCAAACCCGAGAAGGGGAAGTGCTTGTAAAAGGATGAATATGTTTCTTAGATGGATGGTTAGAAAGGATCAGGTTGATACTGGTCTTTGGAATGATATAATACCTACATCAAAATTAGTTATACCTCTTGATTTCCATGTCTCAAAAATATCAAGGGAACTCGGACTTACTAGTAGAACGCAAGATGATTGGACAACGGCAGAAGAGATAACAAACAAACTCAAAGAGTTTGACTTCAACGACCCTGTAAAATATGACTTTGCGATATTTGGATACGGTGTGAGTAAAGGTAAATAA
- a CDS encoding insulinase family protein — MSIGKVLRILLTVFALLTFEELCMADKISIVIENINKNRIDFELTNGLKVVLFNVNDAKTINTTIGFNAGSLYENKPGLAYLTAQSLVFKNKKYKMLEIPQIIESLGGSITTSAGHDISTITVKALYEDTETVLLKVLDILNGFEVDNEVLNILKPNIISEIKVKDDDAWDFTRKTFLKEIYGDHPYGREPEGDERGILSITPDDIMTFFRNLYTPDNAVLVVVGKMNTNNLKKFIEEHFSKWTGKKKPMSAPEIRTKKDKKEVRINKNLKQSTIRLGHLSTNIKDKNSMELKILNFILGGGGFGSRLMERIREKEGLAYGVFSNFYIERTLNGYFFVGTQTENKNVSRTIDIITNEIKKIIEEGITDKELEDTKNFSKGSLLLGMESFSTIASFLVSEKMFGLDKNYFIKDIQKISVIKKEDIQRVAREYIDINNLTIVIVGGE, encoded by the coding sequence ATGAGTATAGGTAAAGTTTTGAGGATACTATTGACAGTTTTTGCACTTCTTACATTTGAGGAGTTGTGTATGGCTGATAAGATTTCAATAGTCATAGAGAATATAAACAAAAACAGGATAGACTTTGAACTTACAAATGGTCTTAAGGTAGTGCTTTTCAACGTAAATGATGCAAAAACCATCAATACTACTATCGGGTTTAATGCAGGGAGTTTATATGAGAATAAACCCGGTCTAGCATACCTAACCGCTCAATCACTCGTTTTTAAGAACAAGAAATATAAAATGCTAGAGATACCACAGATCATAGAGTCTCTAGGTGGAAGTATAACTACTTCCGCAGGACACGACATTTCAACGATAACTGTAAAGGCTCTGTATGAAGACACTGAAACAGTTCTACTAAAAGTTTTAGACATTCTGAACGGATTTGAAGTAGATAACGAAGTTCTAAACATACTCAAGCCAAACATTATTTCAGAGATAAAAGTTAAAGACGATGACGCCTGGGACTTCACAAGAAAAACATTCTTGAAAGAGATTTATGGAGACCATCCTTATGGAAGAGAACCTGAAGGAGATGAGAGAGGAATCCTTAGTATAACTCCTGATGACATAATGACCTTCTTTAGAAACCTTTACACACCAGATAATGCAGTTTTAGTCGTAGTCGGAAAGATGAATACTAACAACCTTAAAAAGTTTATTGAAGAGCATTTCTCAAAATGGACAGGCAAGAAAAAACCAATGTCCGCCCCGGAAATTAGAACTAAAAAAGACAAAAAAGAAGTTAGAATAAACAAAAACTTAAAGCAATCTACGATAAGGTTAGGACATTTATCTACAAACATAAAGGATAAAAACTCTATGGAGTTAAAAATATTGAACTTCATTCTCGGTGGAGGAGGTTTCGGCTCTAGACTGATGGAGAGGATAAGGGAAAAGGAAGGGCTTGCTTACGGGGTTTTTAGCAACTTCTACATAGAAAGGACACTTAATGGATACTTCTTCGTAGGGACTCAAACCGAAAACAAGAATGTGAGTAGAACTATAGACATAATTACAAATGAGATAAAAAAGATAATAGAAGAAGGCATCACGGACAAGGAGCTTGAGGATACGAAGAACTTCTCAAAAGGTTCTCTACTTCTTGGAATGGAAAGTTTCTCAACTATAGCATCATTTTTAGTCTCAGAGAAGATGTTTGGACTAGATAAAAACTACTTCATTAAAGATATACAAAAAATTTCCGTAATAAAAAAGGAGGATATTCAGCGAGTTGCTAGAGAATATATTGATATTAACAATCTCACGATAGTGATAGTAGGGGGTGAATGA